One Spirochaeta africana DSM 8902 genomic window carries:
- a CDS encoding DHH family phosphoesterase translates to MTRFTELLAVLDQERPVLIQAHDFPDHDAVATAFALGQLLESRGIAATLCYGGEIQSDSLREAIERLGIQIYSSYELKQNQPELVEAQIIIVDGFVGNSNMTGIPGSVVSVIDHHEPPDTPDLPAFDIRPGYGACSTILYEYYHDEGVAVSREVATALLLGIMMDTAFMTRGVSPIDLEAFTFLFFRGDWQDASRMLKNSLSFHDLAVFREAINEVIVAEDFAFIPLKKECTPEVMALVADFFLNIREIHFVVVLQQDREDYRISVRSENPRAPAGKVIRTALEGIGSGGGHIHMGGGTIPLDLFPGEQGMRLRFLEALGK, encoded by the coding sequence ATGACCCGATTTACCGAACTGCTGGCGGTGCTTGACCAGGAGCGTCCGGTGCTGATACAGGCACATGATTTCCCCGACCATGATGCGGTGGCTACGGCGTTTGCGCTCGGCCAGCTGCTGGAGTCTCGCGGTATCGCGGCTACCCTCTGCTATGGTGGAGAGATCCAGAGTGACTCCCTGCGAGAGGCAATCGAGCGACTTGGCATCCAGATCTATTCCAGTTATGAACTCAAGCAGAATCAGCCGGAACTCGTCGAGGCTCAGATTATCATTGTGGACGGGTTTGTCGGCAACTCGAATATGACCGGCATACCCGGTTCCGTGGTATCGGTTATCGATCATCATGAACCCCCGGATACACCGGATCTGCCGGCCTTCGATATACGCCCGGGCTACGGGGCCTGCTCGACTATCCTGTACGAGTACTATCATGACGAGGGGGTAGCGGTTTCCCGCGAGGTGGCTACCGCCCTGCTGCTGGGGATCATGATGGATACCGCATTCATGACCCGCGGGGTGTCTCCTATTGACCTGGAGGCGTTCACCTTTCTGTTTTTCCGCGGTGACTGGCAGGACGCCAGTCGGATGCTCAAGAATTCCCTGTCTTTTCACGATCTGGCGGTATTTCGTGAGGCAATCAACGAGGTGATTGTTGCCGAAGATTTTGCCTTTATCCCGCTCAAGAAGGAGTGTACCCCGGAGGTAATGGCTCTGGTTGCTGATTTCTTTCTGAACATCCGCGAGATACATTTCGTGGTGGTACTGCAGCAGGATCGGGAGGATTATCGAATCTCGGTGCGCAGCGAGAATCCCAGAGCCCCGGCCGGCAAGGTGATCAGAACGGCGCTGGAGGGAATCGGCAGTGGCGGCGGGCATATCCATATGGGCGGCGGCACGATTCCTCTGGATCTCTTCCCCGGCGAGCAGGGTATGCGACTGCGCTTCCTCGAAGCACTGGGAAAATAG